A region from the Mesotoga sp. Brook.08.105.5.1 genome encodes:
- a CDS encoding Gfo/Idh/MocA family oxidoreductase, whose protein sequence is MRPTAIVGAGMMGNVHARSYRTIDETSPLSIVDPVGSRAKVISDKYRAIAASFDETLADDEIEIVDICTPTFTHRDLVVRALEAGKHVFCEKPVALKIEDAVAMDKAAKKKRQSIYGGPRRTLLSAVC, encoded by the coding sequence GTGCGCCCGACAGCAATAGTTGGAGCCGGAATGATGGGAAACGTTCATGCTCGGTCATATAGAACGATAGATGAAACGAGTCCCTTATCGATAGTCGATCCAGTTGGAAGCAGAGCGAAGGTTATCTCCGACAAATATCGAGCAATCGCTGCAAGTTTTGATGAAACCCTTGCAGATGACGAAATAGAAATAGTTGATATCTGCACGCCGACTTTCACCCACAGAGATCTTGTAGTCAGAGCTCTCGAGGCGGGCAAGCATGTCTTCTGTGAAAAGCCGGTAGCACTGAAGATTGAAGACGCCGTGGCAATGGACAAGGCGGCCAAAAAAAAGCGGCAGAGTATTTATGGTGGGCCACGTCGTACGCTTCTTTCCGCAGTATGTTAA
- a CDS encoding metallopeptidase TldD-related protein translates to MTKERLVVHYTESAVKIVQTRVTSVRKKDILRTSIRLYDGKSMGVAGAFGNCDERELIKKARESLELGIPYACEPCKELKREEQHESDLQNEAELLEAAEDILERLRRDQPQFSFSHLFKSAKVESFLENDLGLDLRSSRESLSMELVIKDKQSSNIIDAMTGYEGREFRKDSFVGLTNMICDAYKNQLHDIEEGVYPVAFMSGDMTYYKKLYESLNGMLFGSGGSLLSGKVGEKIFSDRVTLLQTRNVDDGFFEPFFDLEGTVNQLDRFALIESGVLKSPYTDKKTATTFNLPHTGSAGGEYDGLPELGIPKLKFAESQETAKQLLKGEKAIFILIASGGDFTQDGRFATPVQLAFLFDGERFVGRLPELSLSSHMYDMFGKDFRGVSNDDFLGAENSKMTIIDMKVSKL, encoded by the coding sequence ATGACTAAAGAGAGACTTGTCGTTCATTATACAGAGAGTGCTGTGAAGATAGTTCAAACTCGGGTTACTTCAGTAAGAAAGAAAGACATTCTTCGAACTTCAATTCGTCTTTACGATGGTAAGTCAATGGGTGTTGCCGGTGCTTTTGGAAATTGCGATGAGCGAGAGCTCATAAAAAAAGCAAGAGAATCTCTCGAGCTTGGAATTCCTTATGCTTGCGAACCTTGCAAAGAACTAAAGAGAGAAGAACAGCACGAATCAGATCTTCAGAACGAGGCGGAGCTTCTGGAAGCTGCAGAAGATATCCTTGAGAGACTGAGAAGAGATCAGCCACAATTCAGTTTCAGTCATTTATTCAAGTCGGCTAAGGTAGAGTCTTTTCTGGAGAATGATCTCGGTCTTGATCTGAGATCGTCTCGAGAATCTCTCAGCATGGAACTAGTCATAAAGGACAAACAGTCATCTAACATTATCGATGCAATGACAGGATACGAAGGAAGAGAGTTCCGAAAGGATTCGTTTGTAGGACTGACTAATATGATTTGTGATGCATACAAGAACCAGCTCCACGACATAGAAGAAGGAGTATATCCGGTAGCTTTCATGTCGGGCGACATGACGTATTACAAGAAACTCTATGAGTCTTTGAATGGGATGCTGTTTGGTTCTGGCGGATCCCTTTTGTCAGGGAAAGTCGGTGAGAAGATCTTTTCCGATAGAGTCACTCTCTTGCAGACGCGTAACGTCGATGATGGTTTCTTCGAACCGTTTTTTGATCTAGAAGGGACTGTAAATCAGTTGGATAGATTTGCTCTTATTGAGAGCGGAGTGCTAAAGTCGCCATATACGGATAAGAAAACGGCTACAACTTTTAATCTACCTCATACTGGTTCTGCAGGTGGAGAGTACGATGGTTTGCCGGAGCTGGGGATACCGAAGCTTAAATTCGCTGAATCACAGGAAACTGCAAAACAGCTTCTCAAAGGTGAGAAGGCTATCTTCATTCTTATTGCCAGTGGAGGAGACTTCACACAGGACGGGCGCTTTGCAACCCCGGTTCAACTTGCCTTCCTGTTTGATGGAGAGAGGTTTGTCGGAAGGCTCCCCGAGCTGAGTTTGAGTTCTCATATGTATGATATGTTTGGCAAGGACTTTCGCGGGGTCTCAAACGACGATTTTCTGGGAGCGGAGAATTCGAAGATGACGATAATAGATATGAAGGTGAGCAAACTGTAG
- the proB gene encoding glutamate 5-kinase, with protein MSRIVLKVGSNLLVKRDGEIDKKYITELAREIAILKSSGNQVVLVSSGAKAAGFGYLEGRRTSSDLYMKQALCAAGQVQLMKLYENVFDLFGERIAQILVNRDDFGDRKRFLNLRNTLIGLIELGLIPVVNENDTTSTEEIMFGDNDILASMFAIGWQADLLILMSTVEGIVDENGEVISVFDTSRRLKNIENSSWGTGGIKTKIRAGRAASASGIRSCICNGRDLNNIERFAKGDDIGTVFPSIESPGARKTWIGFLSTPKGSIKINRGAEGAIARGKSLLAIGVEEVSGDFSEGEVVSILSVDGSEIARGISNFTSLEVDKIRGVRSDRISSILGHDCAKVVVHIDNSYRI; from the coding sequence ATGTCAAGAATCGTGTTGAAAGTCGGATCAAACCTCCTGGTAAAAAGAGATGGCGAGATCGACAAGAAGTACATAACAGAGCTAGCAAGGGAAATAGCTATTCTGAAGTCGTCAGGTAATCAGGTTGTTCTTGTCTCTTCAGGGGCTAAAGCAGCGGGCTTCGGTTATCTTGAAGGGAGAAGAACATCTAGCGATTTGTACATGAAGCAGGCTCTTTGTGCTGCGGGTCAGGTTCAGCTAATGAAACTATACGAAAACGTGTTTGATCTTTTTGGCGAGAGAATAGCTCAGATCCTGGTCAACAGAGACGATTTTGGAGACAGGAAGCGATTTCTTAACCTGCGGAATACTCTTATAGGGCTGATAGAATTGGGTCTGATCCCTGTAGTGAATGAGAACGACACAACATCTACCGAAGAGATAATGTTTGGAGACAATGACATTCTCGCCTCGATGTTTGCAATAGGATGGCAGGCCGATCTTCTGATACTGATGTCCACTGTAGAGGGAATCGTAGACGAAAACGGTGAAGTGATTTCGGTGTTTGATACATCTAGGAGACTAAAGAACATAGAGAACTCCTCGTGGGGTACAGGAGGCATTAAGACCAAAATAAGAGCTGGACGGGCCGCATCTGCAAGCGGTATTAGAAGCTGCATCTGTAATGGGAGAGACTTGAATAACATAGAGAGATTTGCAAAGGGTGATGACATTGGAACCGTATTTCCCTCGATAGAATCGCCAGGTGCCCGGAAAACGTGGATTGGATTTCTCTCTACTCCGAAAGGGAGTATTAAGATCAACCGAGGCGCAGAAGGCGCAATTGCAAGAGGAAAGAGTCTCTTGGCCATAGGCGTGGAAGAAGTATCTGGAGACTTTTCTGAAGGCGAGGTGGTTAGTATACTCTCGGTTGATGGGTCGGAAATTGCGAGGGGAATCTCTAACTTCACCTCGCTTGAAGTCGATAAGATAAGGGGAGTTAGAAGCGACAGGATATCATCGATTCTCGGTCACGACTGCGCAAAAGTTGTGGTCCATATTGATAATTCTTACCGTATCTGA
- a CDS encoding glutamate-5-semialdehyde dehydrogenase — MDLLSKGERVRNASRKLRLITTQEKNAAISMIAKEIELHKDVILRANAVDVSNAREKGTKESLIDRLALSESRIQAMVQACREVIVLPDPVGEIESTRLQKDGLRISKERVPIGAIGMIFESRPNVTVDASILAIKSGNSILLKGGSDAINSNKAIVLIMKKALSLAGLPDGSIELVEDTSREVVKEMLEMNQYLSLIIPRGGAALIKFVVDNSRIPVIETGTGNCHIFVDYSADLEKSVSIVDNAKTQRPGTCNAVETLLVHRMIAAEFIPRVASVLTAKGVELRGCAESIKHWKMNPATEEDYFDEFLDLILAIKVVENVEEAIQHIEKYSSGHSESILTNDYCNSRQFLRCVDSAVVYVNASTRFTDGGEFGFGSEIGISTQKLHARGPFGLKELTSYKYTILGDYQVRK, encoded by the coding sequence ATGGATCTGCTAAGTAAGGGAGAGAGAGTTAGGAATGCCTCCAGAAAACTCAGGCTGATCACCACACAAGAGAAGAACGCTGCAATTTCCATGATTGCTAAAGAGATTGAATTGCATAAGGATGTGATTCTCAGAGCAAATGCTGTCGATGTCTCCAACGCCAGAGAGAAAGGAACGAAGGAATCGCTGATAGACAGGCTAGCGCTTTCTGAAAGTAGAATACAAGCCATGGTTCAGGCTTGTCGCGAAGTTATAGTGCTGCCTGACCCGGTAGGCGAAATAGAGAGTACGCGGCTACAGAAAGACGGCCTTCGAATTTCGAAGGAAAGAGTGCCGATAGGAGCCATCGGAATGATATTCGAGTCAAGGCCCAATGTAACTGTTGATGCATCGATCCTTGCCATAAAATCGGGAAATTCTATCCTTTTGAAGGGAGGAAGCGACGCTATTAACTCGAACAAGGCCATAGTACTGATAATGAAGAAAGCACTTTCTCTGGCCGGGCTTCCGGATGGTTCCATTGAGTTGGTTGAAGATACTTCACGCGAAGTAGTGAAAGAGATGTTGGAGATGAACCAGTACCTTTCTCTTATAATCCCAAGAGGTGGCGCTGCTCTCATCAAGTTCGTTGTTGACAATTCCAGAATCCCGGTTATAGAAACCGGTACTGGTAATTGTCACATCTTCGTCGATTATAGTGCTGATTTGGAAAAATCGGTTTCGATTGTCGATAATGCGAAGACTCAGAGGCCAGGCACCTGCAATGCAGTCGAGACATTACTTGTCCACAGAATGATTGCGGCCGAGTTTATTCCTCGGGTCGCCAGTGTTCTTACCGCAAAGGGAGTAGAGCTCAGAGGTTGCGCAGAATCGATAAAACACTGGAAAATGAATCCTGCGACCGAAGAGGACTACTTCGATGAGTTTCTCGATCTAATACTTGCAATAAAGGTCGTAGAGAACGTAGAAGAAGCTATACAGCACATTGAGAAGTACTCATCGGGACATTCGGAATCGATACTAACAAATGACTACTGCAACTCCAGGCAATTCCTTAGATGCGTAGATTCTGCTGTTGTCTACGTAAACGCTTCAACAAGATTTACGGACGGTGGAGAGTTTGGGTTCGGGAGTGAAATAGGTATCAGCACCCAGAAGCTACATGCACGCGGTCCGTTTGGCCTGAAGGAACTTACAAGCTACAAGTATACGATACTAGGGGATTACCAGGTGAGAAAGTAA
- a CDS encoding TldD/PmbA family protein, whose product MFDFPEYVYSDVRVEEVSNSNIVVTLGRTDNMKEQKYVAAFIRIFDGERWYFSSTTDLNSVQGEIYRLADLAKKNPSIEANQIVQKFQVNKGSFLRFEKSSDISTIPLKEKHDILSTYFPIVEESGLVRFWRGQYIDQRVVKSFFSSKGADLKFDYQRVGFRMLYQMADGEEQLMDRFDLAGNELESIKELAEDVRKSVEASEYFIRNAKSVIPGRYPVVLSPEAAGVFAHESFGHKSESDFMLGDETMMKEWKIGRKVGSEILSIVDDGNKPGVGNVVFDDEGTKAEETYLIKNGCLSGRLHSAETAAALDEELTGNARAVSFEFEPVVRMTTTYILPGRLSFDELLSGIKEGLYVDSLNHGSGMSTFTLAPCRAYMIRDGKIAEPVKISVVTGSVFQTLNEIEGLTEEFKLLSFALGGCGKMEQYPLPVGFGGPYVRVRSLNAH is encoded by the coding sequence ATGTTTGATTTTCCCGAATATGTTTACTCTGATGTTAGGGTAGAGGAAGTCTCGAATAGCAATATAGTTGTTACTCTAGGAAGAACGGATAACATGAAGGAACAGAAATACGTTGCGGCTTTCATCAGGATTTTCGATGGAGAGAGGTGGTATTTCAGTTCTACTACGGACCTGAACTCTGTTCAAGGTGAGATCTACAGGCTAGCAGATCTTGCTAAAAAGAATCCCTCTATCGAAGCGAACCAGATAGTTCAGAAGTTTCAGGTAAACAAGGGTTCGTTTTTGAGATTCGAGAAATCATCGGATATCTCAACTATACCTCTTAAGGAGAAGCACGATATTCTTTCTACCTATTTTCCCATAGTCGAAGAAAGTGGTCTCGTGAGATTTTGGAGGGGCCAATACATAGACCAGAGAGTTGTCAAGAGCTTCTTCTCAAGCAAGGGAGCAGATTTGAAATTCGATTATCAAAGGGTGGGCTTCAGAATGCTCTATCAAATGGCCGATGGAGAAGAGCAGCTTATGGACAGATTCGACCTTGCCGGTAACGAGTTAGAATCGATCAAAGAACTTGCCGAGGACGTCAGGAAGTCAGTTGAAGCTTCTGAATACTTCATAAGAAACGCAAAGTCTGTGATCCCTGGAAGATATCCGGTGGTTCTTTCTCCAGAGGCGGCAGGTGTGTTTGCGCATGAGAGTTTTGGTCATAAGAGTGAATCAGACTTCATGCTCGGAGACGAGACGATGATGAAAGAGTGGAAAATAGGCAGAAAGGTTGGCAGCGAAATCCTTTCAATAGTAGATGATGGAAATAAACCTGGAGTAGGTAACGTTGTTTTCGATGACGAGGGAACAAAAGCTGAAGAAACTTACTTGATAAAAAACGGTTGTCTTTCAGGGAGGCTTCATAGTGCCGAGACTGCTGCCGCTCTAGACGAGGAGTTGACGGGAAACGCCAGGGCCGTGAGCTTTGAGTTCGAACCTGTGGTTAGAATGACGACTACCTACATCCTGCCGGGAAGGCTCTCCTTTGATGAATTACTTTCAGGTATCAAAGAAGGACTCTATGTCGATTCACTAAACCATGGTTCAGGAATGTCTACATTCACTCTCGCTCCCTGCAGAGCTTATATGATCAGAGATGGAAAGATCGCTGAGCCTGTGAAGATTTCTGTTGTGACGGGAAGTGTTTTCCAGACTCTTAACGAAATAGAGGGACTAACCGAGGAATTCAAGCTTCTGTCATTTGCGCTTGGAGGATGTGGAAAGATGGAACAGTACCCTCTTCCCGTTGGATTCGGCGGACCGTACGTGCGTGTACGTTCGTTGAATGCTCACTAG